From a region of the Pseudomonas fulva 12-X genome:
- a CDS encoding COG4705 family protein has translation MNKLPQITLAFWVMKICATTLGETAGDLLSMTLNIGYALSSLLLISLFILSLLGQLSTRRYTPALYWTVILMTSTAGTTMSDFMDRTLGLGYASGSLILVALLVSVLLTWRLSEKSLSVEHIVSRRAELFYWAAILVSNTLGTALGDYLADDSGLGFAGGALLIGTLLALVAAAYYRTQLSRVALFWIAFVLTRPFGATLGDVLTKSTDKGGLDLGTVGSSAVLFATLAVLVCFAIWAQQQRSASMAIRTEQR, from the coding sequence ATGAACAAGCTCCCACAAATCACCCTGGCATTCTGGGTCATGAAGATTTGCGCCACGACCCTTGGCGAGACGGCAGGCGACCTGCTGTCCATGACGCTCAACATTGGCTATGCGCTGAGCTCCCTGCTGCTCATCAGCCTGTTCATCCTCTCCCTGCTCGGCCAGCTGAGCACCCGCCGCTACACGCCTGCGCTCTACTGGACCGTCATCCTGATGACCAGCACGGCCGGCACTACCATGTCGGACTTCATGGACCGCACCCTCGGCCTCGGCTACGCCAGTGGCTCGCTGATTCTCGTCGCCCTGCTGGTCAGCGTCTTGCTGACCTGGCGACTTAGCGAGAAATCGCTGTCGGTCGAACATATCGTTTCGCGGCGTGCCGAGCTGTTCTACTGGGCGGCGATTCTGGTTTCCAACACCCTGGGCACGGCACTGGGCGACTATCTGGCCGACGATTCGGGCCTGGGTTTCGCCGGCGGCGCTCTGTTGATCGGCACCCTGCTGGCCTTGGTAGCAGCGGCCTACTACCGCACGCAACTGTCGCGTGTGGCCCTGTTCTGGATAGCCTTCGTGCTGACGCGGCCGTTTGGCGCAACGCTGGGTGACGTACTGACCAAGAGCACCGACAAGGGTGGGCTGGACCTTGGCACCGTGGGGTCCTCGGCCGTGCTGTTCGCGACCCTGGCCGTACTGGTCTGCTTTGCCATCTGGGCGCAGCAGCAGCGCTCTGCGTCCATGGCGATTCGTACCGAGCAGCGATAA
- the rlmKL gene encoding bifunctional 23S rRNA (guanine(2069)-N(7))-methyltransferase RlmK/23S rRNA (guanine(2445)-N(2))-methyltransferase RlmL translates to MSDQHELFLTCPKGLEGLLLEEAKALGLIEAREHTSAIRGMASMETAYRLCLWSRLANRVLLVLARFPVRDAESLYQGVLDVDWFEHLEPSGSLAVEFSGHGSGIDNTHFGALKVKDAIVDKLRQADGTRPSVDKLNPDLRVHLRLDRGEAILSLDLSGHSLHQRGYRLQQGAAPLKENLAAAVLIRAGWPRIAAEGGALADPMCGVGTFLVEAAMIAADIAPNLTREQWGFSNWLGHVPATWNRLRAEAEERAAAGLAKPPLWIRGYEADPRLIQPARNNIDRAGLSDWIKVYQGEVATFEPRPDQNQKGLVISNPPYGERLGDEASLLYLYQNLGERLRQACMGWEAAVFTGAPDLGKRMGIRSHKQYSFWNGALPCKLLLIKVQPEQFVTGERRTPEQREREREQNELQAEAPKLNRNGNPIKPAPAPVEQARLSEGGQMFANRLQKNLKQLGKWARREGVDCYRLYDADMPEYALAVDLYHDWVHVQEYAAPRSIDPEKAQARLFDALAAIPQALGIDKSKVVIKRRERQSGTKQYERQAAQGQFMEVKEGGIKLLVNLTDYLDTGLFLDHRPLRLRIQREAAGKRFLNLFCYTATASVHAAKGGARSTTSVDLSKTYLDWARRNLSLNGFSDKNRLEQGDVMSWLGDDRGEYDLIFIDPPTFSNSKRMEGVFDVQRDHVQLLDMAMARLAPGGVLYFSNNFRKFLLDEQLPLRYRVEEITAETIDPDFARNAKIHRAWKVMAK, encoded by the coding sequence ATGTCGGACCAACATGAACTCTTCCTCACTTGCCCCAAGGGGCTCGAAGGCCTGCTGCTCGAGGAAGCCAAGGCGCTGGGCCTGATTGAGGCCCGCGAGCACACTTCGGCCATCCGTGGCATGGCCAGCATGGAAACTGCCTATCGGCTATGCCTGTGGTCGCGCCTGGCCAACCGGGTGTTGCTGGTGTTGGCGCGTTTTCCGGTGCGTGATGCCGAGTCCCTCTACCAGGGCGTGCTCGACGTCGACTGGTTCGAGCACCTGGAGCCCAGTGGCAGCCTGGCGGTGGAGTTCAGCGGCCATGGCTCTGGCATCGACAACACCCATTTCGGCGCCTTGAAGGTCAAGGACGCCATCGTCGACAAGCTGCGCCAGGCCGACGGTACTCGCCCGTCAGTGGACAAGCTCAATCCGGATTTGCGCGTTCACCTGCGTCTGGATCGCGGTGAGGCGATCCTGTCGCTGGATCTATCCGGCCACAGCCTGCACCAGCGCGGCTACCGCCTGCAGCAGGGTGCGGCGCCTTTGAAGGAAAACCTGGCGGCTGCCGTGCTGATTCGCGCCGGCTGGCCGCGCATCGCTGCCGAGGGCGGCGCCCTGGCTGACCCAATGTGCGGTGTGGGCACCTTTCTGGTCGAGGCGGCGATGATCGCCGCCGATATCGCGCCGAACCTGACACGCGAACAATGGGGCTTCAGCAACTGGCTCGGCCATGTGCCGGCCACCTGGAACCGCCTGCGTGCCGAGGCCGAAGAGCGCGCCGCAGCGGGATTGGCCAAGCCACCACTGTGGATTCGCGGTTACGAAGCCGACCCGCGGCTGATCCAGCCGGCGCGTAACAATATCGACCGCGCTGGCCTGAGTGACTGGATCAAGGTCTACCAGGGCGAAGTGGCGACCTTCGAGCCGCGCCCGGATCAGAATCAGAAAGGCCTGGTGATCAGCAACCCGCCTTATGGTGAGCGCCTGGGCGACGAAGCGAGCCTGCTTTATCTCTACCAGAACCTCGGTGAGCGCCTGCGCCAGGCATGCATGGGCTGGGAAGCGGCGGTATTCACCGGCGCGCCGGATCTCGGCAAGCGCATGGGTATCCGCAGCCACAAGCAGTATTCGTTCTGGAACGGCGCATTGCCGTGCAAGCTGCTGCTGATCAAGGTGCAGCCCGAGCAGTTCGTTACCGGCGAGCGCCGCACCCCCGAGCAGCGTGAGCGCGAACGCGAGCAGAACGAACTGCAGGCCGAGGCGCCGAAGCTCAATCGCAATGGCAACCCGATCAAGCCGGCGCCGGCGCCCGTCGAGCAGGCACGCCTGAGCGAGGGCGGGCAGATGTTCGCCAACCGCCTGCAGAAGAACCTCAAGCAGCTCGGCAAGTGGGCGCGCCGCGAAGGCGTCGATTGCTACCGCCTGTACGATGCCGACATGCCCGAGTACGCCTTGGCCGTCGACCTGTACCACGATTGGGTGCATGTGCAGGAATATGCCGCACCGCGTTCGATTGACCCGGAAAAGGCCCAGGCGCGTCTGTTCGATGCCCTGGCGGCGATTCCCCAGGCGCTTGGCATCGACAAGAGCAAGGTGGTGATCAAGCGTCGCGAGCGGCAGAGCGGCACCAAGCAGTACGAGCGCCAGGCGGCTCAGGGTCAGTTCATGGAAGTGAAGGAGGGCGGCATCAAGCTGCTGGTCAACCTCACCGACTATCTGGATACCGGCCTGTTCCTCGATCACCGCCCGCTGCGCCTGCGCATCCAGAGAGAAGCAGCCGGCAAGCGCTTCCTCAATCTGTTTTGCTACACCGCCACGGCCAGTGTGCATGCGGCCAAGGGTGGCGCGCGCAGCACCACCAGCGTCGACCTGTCGAAGACTTACCTGGACTGGGCACGGCGCAACCTGTCGCTCAACGGCTTCTCGGACAAGAACCGTCTGGAGCAGGGCGATGTGATGAGCTGGCTGGGCGATGATCGTGGCGAGTACGATCTGATCTTCATCGATCCGCCGACCTTCTCCAATTCCAAACGCATGGAAGGGGTGTTCGACGTGCAGCGTGACCACGTCCAGTTGCTGGACATGGCCATGGCGCGCCTGGCGCCGGGCGGCGTGCTGTACTTCTCCAACAACTTCCGCAAGTTCCTGCTCGACGAACAGTTGCCGCTGCGTTATCGGGTCGAGGAAATCACCGCCGAAACCATCGACCCGGACTTCGCCCGCAACGCCAAGATCCACCGCGCCTGGAAGGTGATGGCCAAGTAA
- a CDS encoding quinone-dependent dihydroorotate dehydrogenase, whose product MYNLARELLFKLSPETSHELSIDLIGAAGRLGLAGRLTKAPSSLPVTVMGLQFANPVGLAAGLDKNGDAIDGFAQLGFGFVEIGTVTPRPQPGNPKPRLFRLPEAEAIINRMGFNNHGVDHLLARVQAAKYRGVLGINIGKNFDTPVERAVDDYLICLDKVYAHASYVTVNVSSPNTPGLRSLQFGDSLKQLLDALHKRQNELALSHGRRVPLAIKIAPDMTDEETVQVATALLETGMDAVIATNTTLSREGVESLAFANEAGGLSGAPVRDKSTHTVSVLAGELGGRLPIIAAGGITEGRHAAEKIAAGASLVQIYSGFIYKGPALIREAVDAIAAARR is encoded by the coding sequence ATGTACAACCTGGCCCGCGAGCTGCTGTTCAAACTGTCCCCGGAAACTTCCCACGAGCTGTCCATCGATCTGATCGGTGCCGCTGGCCGCCTTGGCCTGGCTGGCCGCCTGACCAAGGCGCCGAGCAGCCTGCCAGTGACGGTCATGGGTCTGCAGTTCGCCAACCCGGTGGGGCTGGCCGCCGGCCTGGACAAGAACGGCGATGCCATCGATGGCTTCGCGCAGCTGGGTTTCGGCTTCGTCGAGATCGGCACCGTCACCCCGCGCCCGCAGCCGGGTAACCCCAAGCCACGCCTGTTCCGTCTGCCGGAGGCGGAGGCGATCATCAATCGCATGGGTTTCAACAATCATGGCGTCGATCACCTGCTGGCCCGCGTGCAGGCGGCCAAGTACCGAGGCGTGCTGGGCATCAATATCGGCAAGAATTTCGACACGCCAGTCGAGCGGGCGGTGGACGACTACCTGATCTGTCTGGACAAGGTCTACGCCCACGCCAGCTACGTGACCGTCAACGTCAGCTCGCCGAACACGCCGGGCCTGCGCAGCCTGCAGTTCGGCGATTCGCTCAAGCAACTGCTCGATGCCCTGCACAAGCGCCAGAATGAACTGGCCCTGAGCCACGGCCGTCGTGTGCCGCTGGCGATCAAGATCGCCCCGGACATGACCGACGAAGAAACTGTGCAGGTCGCTACGGCGCTGCTGGAAACCGGCATGGATGCGGTGATCGCCACCAACACCACGCTGAGCCGCGAGGGCGTCGAGAGCCTGGCATTCGCCAACGAAGCGGGCGGTCTTTCCGGCGCGCCGGTGCGCGACAAGAGCACCCACACGGTCAGCGTGCTGGCAGGCGAGCTGGGCGGGCGTTTGCCGATCATCGCAGCAGGCGGTATCACCGAGGGTCGCCATGCGGCCGAGAAGATCGCGGCAGGGGCGAGCCTGGTGCAGATCTATTCGGGCTTCATCTACAAGGGGCCGGCGCTGATTCGCGAGGCGGTGGACGCCATCGCCGCGGCGCGGCGTTGA
- a CDS encoding NAD-glutamate dehydrogenase, with protein sequence MAFFTAASKADFQHQLQAALAQHVSEQDLPQVALFAEQFFGIIALEELTQRRLSDLVGCTLSAWRLLAQFDPSQPQVRVFNPDYEKHGWQSTHTGIEVLHPDIPFLVDSVRIELKRRGYSIHTLQNSVLSVRRDAQGALLELLPKGSTGEGVSLESLMFLEINRCASNAEIKSLQKTLLDVLEEVRLSVADFQPMKAKAQELLGKLGDGSFGHGTTDPAEVEEIKVFLSWLQDNHFTFLGYEEFTVHDAADGGHLQYDESSLLGLSKRLRSGLSQDELHIEPYALAYLREPTLLSFAKAAQPSRVHRPAYPDFVSIREIDATGKVVKECRFLGIYTSTAYSESVREIPYIRRKVAEVEKRSGFIAQGHLSKELVKVLEVLPRDDLFQTPVDELASTALSIVQIQERNKVRLFLRFDPYGRFVYALAYVPRDIYSTETRLRIQQVLVDRLQASDCEFWTYFSESVLARVQFILRVDPKNKLDIDPQQLEREVVQACRSWTDDYAALAVENFGEAKGTRVLTDFPKSFPAGYRERFAPHSAVVDMQHLRSLSEERPLVMSFYQPLVPGERQLHCKLYHADTPLALSDVLPVLENLGLRVLGEFPYRLQHQSGREFWIHDFAFTYAEGVNLDIQQLNDTLQDAFVHIVRGDAENDSFNRLVLTAGLAWRDVALLRAYARYLKQIRLGFDLGYIANTLLNHADIARELVRLFRTRFYLARKLSANDLNDKQHKLEQAILGALDNVAVLNEDRILRRYLDLIKATLRTNFYQPDALGEVKSYFSFKFNPSAIPELPRPVPKFEIFVYSPRVEGVHLRFGNVARGGLRWSDREEDFRTEVLGLVKAQQVKNAVIVPVGAKGGFVPRRLPLGGGRDEIQAEAIACYRIFISGLLDITDNLKEGEVAPPANVVRHDGDDPYLVVAADKGTATFSDIANGIANEYGFWLGDAFASGGSAGYDHKGMGITAKGGWVSVQRHFRERGIDVQKDLTTVIGIGDMAGDVFGNGLLLSESLQLVAAFNHLHIFIDPNPDAARSFVERKRLFDLPRSSWADYDASLISQGGGIFLRSAKSIAISPEMKARFDIQADKLAPTELLNALLKAPVDLIWNGGIGTYVKSSRETHADVGDKANDLLRVDGRELRAKVVGEGGNLGMTQLGRVEYGLNGGASNTDFIDNAGGVDCSDHEVNIKILLNEIVTAGDMTGKQRNTLLAEMTEDVGNLVLGNNYKQTQALSLAERRARERQGEYKRLMAALEASGKLDRALEFLPSEEELNERATKGQGLTRPELSVLISYSKIELQEALIKSDIVDDEYLSREMETAFPARLAQEYGEAMRRHRLKREIVSTQIANDLVNHMGITFVQRLKESTGVGSAQVAAAYVVVRDVFHMPFWWRQIEALDNQVPADLQLTMMDELMRLGRRATRWYLRSRRNDLDAARDVAHLGPRVKALAMRLDELLEGPARDEWMARYQTYVEAGVPELLSRVVAGTGHLYTLLPIIESADLTGHEPTEVASAYFAVSDALDLSWYLQQISSLSVESNWQALAREAFRDDLDAQQRAITVSVLQLANGPESIEARVELWIEQNRRLVDRWKAMLAELHAASGSDYAMYAVANRELGDLAQSQPPVLPN encoded by the coding sequence ATGGCGTTCTTCACCGCGGCCAGCAAAGCCGACTTCCAGCATCAACTGCAAGCGGCCCTGGCGCAGCACGTCAGCGAGCAGGACCTGCCACAAGTGGCCCTGTTCGCTGAACAGTTCTTTGGCATCATCGCACTCGAAGAGCTGACGCAGCGGCGACTGTCCGACCTCGTTGGTTGCACCCTCTCGGCCTGGCGCCTGCTGGCCCAGTTCGACCCGAGCCAACCGCAGGTCCGCGTCTTCAACCCCGATTATGAAAAGCACGGCTGGCAGAGCACCCACACCGGCATCGAGGTGCTGCACCCGGACATTCCGTTCCTGGTCGATTCCGTACGTATCGAACTCAAGCGCCGCGGCTACAGCATTCACACCCTGCAGAACAGCGTGCTCAGCGTGCGCCGCGATGCCCAGGGCGCGCTGCTCGAACTACTGCCCAAGGGCAGCACGGGCGAGGGCGTCAGCCTCGAATCGCTGATGTTCCTGGAGATCAACCGCTGCGCCAGCAACGCCGAGATCAAGTCGCTGCAGAAGACCCTGCTCGACGTGCTCGAGGAAGTGCGCCTGAGCGTCGCCGACTTCCAGCCGATGAAGGCCAAGGCCCAGGAACTGCTGGGCAAGCTCGGCGACGGCAGCTTCGGCCACGGCACCACCGACCCGGCCGAAGTGGAAGAGATCAAGGTGTTTCTCTCCTGGCTGCAGGACAACCACTTCACCTTCCTTGGCTACGAAGAATTCACCGTTCATGACGCGGCCGACGGCGGTCACCTGCAGTACGACGAAAGCTCGCTGCTGGGCCTGTCCAAGCGTCTGCGCAGCGGCCTGAGCCAGGACGAGCTGCACATCGAACCCTATGCGCTGGCCTACCTGCGCGAGCCGACCCTGCTGTCGTTCGCCAAGGCCGCGCAGCCGAGCCGCGTGCATCGCCCGGCTTACCCGGATTTCGTCTCCATCCGCGAAATCGATGCCACGGGCAAGGTGGTCAAGGAGTGCCGCTTCCTCGGCATCTACACCTCGACCGCCTACAGCGAGAGCGTGCGCGAGATCCCCTATATCCGCCGCAAGGTCGCCGAGGTCGAGAAGCGCTCCGGCTTCATCGCCCAAGGCCACCTGAGCAAGGAGCTGGTCAAGGTTCTCGAAGTGCTGCCGCGCGACGACCTGTTCCAGACGCCGGTCGACGAGCTGGCCAGCACTGCGCTGTCGATCGTGCAGATTCAGGAGCGCAACAAGGTCCGCCTGTTCCTGCGCTTCGACCCCTACGGCCGTTTCGTCTATGCGTTGGCTTACGTGCCGCGCGACATCTATTCCACCGAAACCCGCCTGCGTATCCAGCAGGTGCTGGTCGATCGCCTGCAGGCCAGCGATTGCGAGTTCTGGACCTACTTCTCCGAATCCGTGCTGGCCCGCGTTCAGTTCATCCTGCGCGTCGATCCGAAGAACAAGCTGGACATCGACCCGCAGCAGCTCGAGCGCGAAGTCGTTCAGGCCTGCCGTTCCTGGACCGATGACTACGCCGCCCTGGCCGTGGAGAACTTCGGCGAAGCCAAGGGCACCCGCGTGCTCACCGACTTCCCGAAAAGCTTCCCGGCCGGCTACCGCGAGCGCTTCGCACCGCACTCGGCAGTGGTCGACATGCAGCATCTGCGCAGCCTCTCCGAGGAGCGCCCGCTGGTCATGAGTTTCTACCAGCCACTGGTGCCCGGTGAGCGTCAGCTGCACTGCAAGCTGTACCACGCCGACACGCCGCTGGCGCTGTCTGACGTGCTGCCGGTGCTGGAGAACCTCGGTCTGCGCGTGCTGGGCGAGTTCCCGTATCGCCTGCAGCACCAGAGCGGCCGTGAGTTCTGGATTCACGATTTCGCCTTTACCTATGCCGAAGGCGTCAATCTCGACATCCAGCAGCTCAACGACACCCTGCAGGACGCCTTCGTGCACATCGTGCGCGGCGACGCCGAGAACGATTCCTTCAACCGTCTGGTGCTGACCGCCGGCCTGGCCTGGCGTGACGTGGCGCTGCTGCGTGCCTACGCCCGCTACCTCAAGCAGATTCGTCTGGGCTTCGACCTGGGCTACATCGCCAACACGCTGCTCAACCATGCCGACATCGCCCGCGAGCTGGTGCGTTTGTTCCGCACGCGCTTCTATCTGGCCCGCAAGCTCAGCGCCAATGACCTTAACGACAAGCAGCACAAGCTCGAGCAGGCCATTCTCGGCGCTCTGGACAACGTCGCGGTGCTCAACGAAGACCGCATCCTGCGTCGCTACCTGGACCTGATCAAGGCCACCCTGCGCACCAACTTCTACCAGCCGGACGCCCTGGGTGAGGTGAAGAGCTACTTCAGCTTCAAGTTCAACCCCAGCGCGATTCCCGAGCTGCCACGCCCGGTGCCGAAGTTCGAGATCTTCGTCTACTCGCCGCGTGTCGAAGGCGTGCACCTGCGCTTCGGCAACGTGGCCCGTGGTGGCCTGCGCTGGTCGGACCGCGAAGAGGACTTCCGTACCGAAGTGCTCGGCCTGGTCAAGGCCCAGCAGGTCAAGAACGCGGTGATCGTGCCGGTCGGCGCCAAGGGCGGTTTCGTGCCGCGTCGCCTGCCGCTGGGTGGTGGCCGTGACGAGATCCAGGCCGAGGCCATCGCCTGCTACCGCATTTTCATCAGCGGCCTGCTGGACATCACCGACAACCTCAAGGAAGGCGAAGTCGCGCCGCCGGCCAACGTGGTTCGCCATGACGGCGATGATCCGTACCTGGTCGTCGCTGCCGACAAGGGCACCGCGACCTTCTCCGACATCGCCAACGGCATTGCCAACGAATACGGCTTCTGGCTGGGCGATGCATTCGCCTCTGGCGGTTCGGCCGGTTATGACCACAAGGGCATGGGCATCACCGCCAAGGGCGGCTGGGTGTCGGTGCAGCGTCACTTCCGCGAGCGCGGCATCGACGTACAGAAGGACCTGACCACCGTGATCGGCATCGGCGACATGGCCGGTGACGTGTTCGGCAACGGCCTGCTGCTGTCCGAATCGCTGCAACTGGTGGCGGCGTTCAACCACCTGCACATCTTCATCGACCCGAACCCGGATGCCGCGCGCAGCTTCGTCGAGCGCAAGCGTCTGTTCGACCTGCCGCGTTCGAGCTGGGCCGATTACGACGCCTCGCTGATTTCTCAAGGCGGCGGCATCTTCCTGCGTAGCGCCAAGAGCATCGCCATCAGCCCGGAGATGAAGGCACGCTTCGATATCCAGGCTGACAAGCTGGCGCCGACCGAGCTGCTCAACGCATTGCTCAAGGCACCGGTGGATCTGATCTGGAACGGCGGTATCGGCACCTACGTCAAGTCCAGCCGTGAAACCCATGCCGACGTCGGCGACAAGGCCAACGACCTGCTGCGCGTCGACGGCCGCGAACTGCGCGCCAAGGTGGTGGGCGAGGGCGGCAACCTGGGCATGACCCAGCTCGGTCGCGTCGAGTACGGTCTCAATGGCGGTGCCAGCAACACCGACTTCATCGACAACGCCGGTGGTGTGGACTGTTCCGACCACGAGGTGAACATCAAGATCCTGCTCAACGAGATCGTCACCGCCGGCGACATGACCGGTAAGCAGCGCAACACGCTGCTGGCCGAGATGACCGAGGACGTGGGCAATCTGGTGCTCGGCAACAACTACAAGCAGACCCAGGCGCTGTCGCTGGCCGAGCGCCGCGCCCGCGAACGTCAGGGTGAATACAAGCGCCTGATGGCCGCGCTGGAAGCCTCCGGCAAGCTGGATCGCGCTCTGGAATTTCTGCCTAGCGAGGAAGAGCTCAACGAGCGCGCGACCAAGGGCCAGGGCCTGACCCGTCCCGAGCTGTCGGTGCTGATTTCCTACAGCAAGATCGAGCTGCAGGAAGCGCTGATCAAATCCGATATCGTCGATGACGAGTACCTGTCGCGCGAAATGGAAACCGCCTTCCCGGCGCGTCTTGCGCAGGAATACGGCGAGGCCATGCGCCGTCACCGCCTCAAGCGCGAGATCGTCAGCACGCAGATCGCCAACGATCTGGTCAACCACATGGGCATCACCTTCGTGCAGCGCCTGAAGGAGTCCACCGGGGTCGGCTCGGCGCAAGTCGCCGCGGCGTATGTGGTGGTGCGTGACGTCTTCCACATGCCGTTCTGGTGGCGCCAGATCGAGGCTCTGGACAACCAGGTGCCGGCCGATCTGCAGTTGACCATGATGGACGAGCTGATGCGCCTGGGCCGCCGCGCCACGCGCTGGTACCTGCGCAGCCGCCGCAACGATCTGGATGCCGCCCGTGACGTGGCCCACCTCGGCCCGCGGGTCAAGGCACTGGCCATGCGTCTGGACGAGCTGCTGGAAGGCCCGGCCCGCGACGAGTGGATGGCGCGCTACCAGACCTACGTCGAAGCCGGCGTGCCGGAGCTGCTGTCCCGCGTGGTGGCCGGCACCGGTCATCTGTACACGCTGCTGCCGATCATCGAGTCGGCGGACCTCACCGGCCACGAGCCGACCGAGGTGGCCTCGGCCTACTTCGCGGTGTCCGATGCCCTGGACCTGTCGTGGTACCTGCAGCAGATCAGCAGCCTGAGCGTGGAAAGCAACTGGCAGGCCCTGGCCCGCGAAGCCTTCCGCGACGACCTGGACGCGCAGCAGCGCGCCATCACCGTCTCGGTTCTGCAGCTGGCCAACGGGCCGGAGTCCATCGAGGCGCGGGTCGAGCTGTGGATCGAGCAGAACCGTCGTCTGGTCGACCGTTGGAAGGCCATGCTCGCCGAGCTGCACGCGGCATCCGGCAGCGATTACGCCATGTACGCCGTGGCCAATCGCGAGCTGGGCGACCTGGCGCAAAGCCAGCCGCCGGTGCTGCCAAACTGA
- a CDS encoding DUF2835 domain-containing protein, translating to MASLVLDIALPADRVQAIYQGRANRIQALSRDGRRVSIPAHHFRTFLTHAGIHGSFELEFNDAGELLCLRRLA from the coding sequence ATGGCAAGCCTGGTTCTGGATATCGCATTACCCGCAGACCGCGTGCAGGCGATCTATCAGGGGCGGGCCAACCGTATTCAGGCGTTGAGCCGCGACGGGCGTCGGGTCAGCATTCCGGCCCACCATTTCCGGACGTTTCTGACCCACGCCGGTATCCATGGTTCCTTCGAACTTGAGTTCAATGATGCTGGTGAGCTGCTGTGTCTGCGGCGCCTAGCCTAA
- a CDS encoding DUF6685 family protein has translation MSLPEQPSPLASRLAALAQRVGLLGRGCKPIFERASQLQLPFSEIPTFGDNICWLGGPPLQRLKDLPRSALSGPVQEDKAEAHAALVQLIEVEHRHLEQFDLRLVDSLVHCDGSYGSLEDYAASEACRQIRIISYRDFLKHLSKALPEYPHQSLELFHAQWRGERLFWAGESHPEAFASAVAYARLRGLEITLPAHITYYRISPDGLHDLQQRYHALAMPCAAWSDASFMQLLMEHEVPYARLSLLRTPGAPEFLLLPKHSPQACALGEGLLQAGAPDMLGYVRELSDRFS, from the coding sequence ATGAGCCTGCCTGAACAGCCCAGCCCTCTAGCCTCACGCCTGGCCGCCCTGGCCCAGCGCGTCGGTCTGCTTGGCCGTGGCTGCAAGCCCATCTTCGAGCGCGCCAGTCAGCTGCAACTGCCCTTCTCCGAAATTCCCACCTTTGGCGATAACATCTGCTGGCTGGGCGGTCCGCCCCTGCAGCGCCTCAAGGATCTCCCGCGCAGTGCACTGTCCGGTCCGGTACAGGAAGACAAGGCCGAAGCCCACGCTGCGTTGGTCCAGTTGATCGAGGTCGAACACCGCCATCTGGAGCAATTCGACCTGCGCCTGGTCGACAGCCTGGTGCACTGCGACGGCAGTTACGGCAGCCTCGAGGACTACGCGGCCAGCGAAGCCTGCCGGCAGATCCGCATCATCAGCTACCGCGATTTTCTCAAGCACCTGAGCAAGGCGCTGCCCGAGTACCCGCACCAGAGCCTCGAACTGTTCCACGCCCAGTGGCGCGGCGAGCGGTTGTTCTGGGCCGGCGAGTCGCACCCTGAAGCCTTTGCCAGCGCCGTGGCCTATGCGCGCTTGCGCGGCCTGGAAATCACCCTGCCGGCGCACATCACCTACTACCGCATCAGCCCCGACGGCCTGCACGATCTGCAGCAGCGCTATCACGCTCTGGCGATGCCCTGCGCGGCTTGGAGCGACGCCAGTTTCATGCAGTTGCTGATGGAGCACGAGGTGCCCTATGCACGCCTGAGCCTATTGCGCACGCCGGGCGCGCCCGAGTTTCTTTTGCTGCCCAAGCACTCGCCACAGGCCTGCGCCCTGGGCGAAGGCCTGCTGCAGGCCGGCGCACCGGACATGCTGGGTTACGTACGCGAACTGAGCGACAGGTTTTCGTAA
- the rmf gene encoding ribosome modulation factor → MRRLKRDPLEKAFLRGYQYGISGKSRELCPFTLPSVRQAWLNGWREGRGDNWDGLTGAAGIHRLNELRAVG, encoded by the coding sequence ATGAGAAGACTTAAGCGTGATCCGTTAGAAAAAGCATTTTTGCGCGGCTATCAGTACGGTATCAGTGGTAAATCCCGCGAGCTGTGTCCTTTCACTCTTCCGTCCGTGCGTCAAGCCTGGCTCAATGGCTGGCGTGAAGGCCGCGGTGACAACTGGGACGGTTTGACCGGCGCTGCCGGTATTCATCGACTCAACGAACTTCGCGCAGTCGGCTAA